The following are encoded in a window of Kogia breviceps isolate mKogBre1 chromosome 10, mKogBre1 haplotype 1, whole genome shotgun sequence genomic DNA:
- the TJAP1 gene encoding tight junction-associated protein 1 isoform X2, with product MQVEELSPPRMTSAAPAKKPYRKAPPEHRELRLEVPGSQLEQEEPLTDAERMKLLQQENEELRRRLASATRRTEALERELEIGQDCLELELGQSREELDKFKDKFRRLQHSYTASQRTNQELEDKLHTLIKKAEMDRKTLDWEIVELTNKLLDARNTINKLEELNERYRLDCNLAVQLLKCNKSHFRNHKFADLPCELQDMVRKHLHSDQEATSPGPAPSLAPGAVVPTSVIARVLEKPESLLLNSAQSGSAGHPMAEDVFVHVDMSGSDPGDPASCPAPGSPVPQPNGECCSLGTAGGSPEEEMSLPAFEKLSPYPTPSPPHPLYPGRKVIEFSEDKVRIPRNSPLPNCTYATRQAISLSLVEEGSERARPSPVPSSPASAQASPQHQPSPAPPGLSALANSTSSEEDLLASWQRAFVDRTPPPAAVAQRTAFGCDALPELQRHFALGPTGRDEEVQAPSSPPGESGLLLPTEADPGFPREEEEEQLNLPISPEEERQSLLPSDCGTEEGPGTPRTEGRAWALPSSSRPQRSPRRMGVHHLHRKDSLTQAQEQGNLLN from the exons ATG CAGGTTGAGGAGCTCTCACCTCCCAGAATGACCAGTGCAGCCCCTGCTAAGAAACCCTACCGGAAGGCACCACCCGAGCATCGGGAGCTGCGGCTGGAAGTTCCTGGCTCCCAGCTTGAGCAGGAG gagcctctGACTGACGCGGAGAGGATGAA GCTTTTGCAGCAGGAGAATGAGGAGCTTCGCCGACGCCTGGCCTCGGCCACCAGGCGCACTGAGGCCCTGGAGCGTGAGCTGGAGATTGGGCAGGACtgcctggagctggagctgggccAGAGCCGTGAGGAGCTGGACAAATTTAAGGACAAGTTCCGCAG GCTGCAGCACAGCTACACAGCTTCCCAGAGGACCAACCAGGAGCTAGAGGACAAGCTGCACACGCTG ATCAAGAAGGCTGAGATGGACAGGAAAACACTGGACTGGGAGATCGTGGAGCTGACCAACAAGCTGCTGGACGCCAGGAACACCATCAACAAGCTGGAGGAGCTCAAT GAGCGGTACCGGCTGGACTGCAACCTGGCTGTGCAGCTCCTGAAGTGCAACAAGTCTCACTTCCGTAACCACAAGTTCGCTGAT CTGCCCTGTGAGCTACAGGACATGGTTCGGAAACATCTGCACAGTGATCAGGAGGCTACCAGCCCGGGGcctgcccccagcctggccccaggGGCTGTGGTGCCCACCTCGGTCATTGCCCGCGTGTTGGAGAAGCCGGAGTCTCTTCTGCTCAATTCGGCCCAGTCAGGCAGCGCCGGGCACCCCATGGCTGAGGATGTCTTTGTGCACGTGGATATGAGTGGGAGTGACCCAGGTGACCCAGCCAGCTGCCCAGCTCCGGGAAGCCCCGTCCCCCAACCCAACGGGGAGTGCTGCTCTCTGGGCACCGCGGGGGGCTCCCCAGAGGAGGAGATGTCCCTGCCAGCCTTTGAGAAGCTGAGCCCCTATCCCACCCCGTCTCCGCCCCACCCGCTGTATCCTGGGCGCAAGGTGATAGAATTCTCTGAGGATAAGGTGCGAATTCCCCGCAATAGCCCCCTGCCCAACTGCACTTACGCCACCCGCCAGGCCATCTCCCTGAGCCTGGTGGAGGAGGGCAGTGAGCGAGCCCGCCCCAGCCCAGTGCCCAGCAGCCCTGCCTCGGCCCAGGCCTCCCCGCAgcaccagcccagcccagcccccccgGGGCTCAGTGCCCTGGCCAACTCCACCAGCTCCGAGGAGGACCTGCTGGCCAGCTGGCAGCGGGCATTTGTGGACCGCACTCCGCCCCCGGCCGCTGTGGCCCAGCGCACAGCCTTTGGATGTGACGCGCTCCCTGAACTGCAGCGCCACTTTGCTCTCGGTCCCACTGGCAGAGATGAGGAGGTGCAGGCACCTTCTTCCCCACCCGGTGAAAGTGGGCTTTTGCTGCCAACAGAAGCTGACCCTGGCTTTcccagagaggaggaagaggaacagCTGAACCTGCCCATCAGCCCCGAGGAAGAGCGCCAGAGCCTGCTGCCCAGTGATTGTGGCACAGAGGAGGGGCCTGGCACTCCTCGCactgagggcagggcctgggcactCCCCAGCTCCAGCCGCCCCCAGCGCAGTCCCAGGAGGATGGGGGTGCACCACCTGCACCGCAAGGACAGCCTGACCCAGGCCCAGGAGCAGGGCAACCTGCTTAACTAG
- the TJAP1 gene encoding tight junction-associated protein 1 isoform X4, producing the protein MVEELSPPRMTSAAPAKKPYRKAPPEHRELRLEVPGSQLEQEEPLTDAERMKLLQQENEELRRRLASATRRTEALERELEIGQDCLELELGQSREELDKFKDKFRRLQHSYTASQRTNQELEDKLHTLIKKAEMDRKTLDWEIVELTNKLLDARNTINKLEELNERYRLDCNLAVQLLKCNKSHFRNHKFADLPCELQDMVRKHLHSDQEATSPGPAPSLAPGAVVPTSVIARVLEKPESLLLNSAQSGSAGHPMAEDVFVHVDMSGSDPGDPASCPAPGSPVPQPNGECCSLGTAGGSPEEEMSLPAFEKLSPYPTPSPPHPLYPGRKVIEFSEDKVRIPRNSPLPNCTYATRQAISLSLVEEGSERARPSPVPSSPASAQASPQHQPSPAPPGLSALANSTSSEEDLLASWQRAFVDRTPPPAAVAQRTAFGCDALPELQRHFALGPTGRDEEVQAPSSPPGESGLLLPTEADPGFPREEEEEQLNLPISPEEERQSLLPSDCGTEEGPGTPRTEGRAWALPSSSRPQRSPRRMGVHHLHRKDSLTQAQEQGNLLN; encoded by the exons ATG GTTGAGGAGCTCTCACCTCCCAGAATGACCAGTGCAGCCCCTGCTAAGAAACCCTACCGGAAGGCACCACCCGAGCATCGGGAGCTGCGGCTGGAAGTTCCTGGCTCCCAGCTTGAGCAGGAG gagcctctGACTGACGCGGAGAGGATGAA GCTTTTGCAGCAGGAGAATGAGGAGCTTCGCCGACGCCTGGCCTCGGCCACCAGGCGCACTGAGGCCCTGGAGCGTGAGCTGGAGATTGGGCAGGACtgcctggagctggagctgggccAGAGCCGTGAGGAGCTGGACAAATTTAAGGACAAGTTCCGCAG GCTGCAGCACAGCTACACAGCTTCCCAGAGGACCAACCAGGAGCTAGAGGACAAGCTGCACACGCTG ATCAAGAAGGCTGAGATGGACAGGAAAACACTGGACTGGGAGATCGTGGAGCTGACCAACAAGCTGCTGGACGCCAGGAACACCATCAACAAGCTGGAGGAGCTCAAT GAGCGGTACCGGCTGGACTGCAACCTGGCTGTGCAGCTCCTGAAGTGCAACAAGTCTCACTTCCGTAACCACAAGTTCGCTGAT CTGCCCTGTGAGCTACAGGACATGGTTCGGAAACATCTGCACAGTGATCAGGAGGCTACCAGCCCGGGGcctgcccccagcctggccccaggGGCTGTGGTGCCCACCTCGGTCATTGCCCGCGTGTTGGAGAAGCCGGAGTCTCTTCTGCTCAATTCGGCCCAGTCAGGCAGCGCCGGGCACCCCATGGCTGAGGATGTCTTTGTGCACGTGGATATGAGTGGGAGTGACCCAGGTGACCCAGCCAGCTGCCCAGCTCCGGGAAGCCCCGTCCCCCAACCCAACGGGGAGTGCTGCTCTCTGGGCACCGCGGGGGGCTCCCCAGAGGAGGAGATGTCCCTGCCAGCCTTTGAGAAGCTGAGCCCCTATCCCACCCCGTCTCCGCCCCACCCGCTGTATCCTGGGCGCAAGGTGATAGAATTCTCTGAGGATAAGGTGCGAATTCCCCGCAATAGCCCCCTGCCCAACTGCACTTACGCCACCCGCCAGGCCATCTCCCTGAGCCTGGTGGAGGAGGGCAGTGAGCGAGCCCGCCCCAGCCCAGTGCCCAGCAGCCCTGCCTCGGCCCAGGCCTCCCCGCAgcaccagcccagcccagcccccccgGGGCTCAGTGCCCTGGCCAACTCCACCAGCTCCGAGGAGGACCTGCTGGCCAGCTGGCAGCGGGCATTTGTGGACCGCACTCCGCCCCCGGCCGCTGTGGCCCAGCGCACAGCCTTTGGATGTGACGCGCTCCCTGAACTGCAGCGCCACTTTGCTCTCGGTCCCACTGGCAGAGATGAGGAGGTGCAGGCACCTTCTTCCCCACCCGGTGAAAGTGGGCTTTTGCTGCCAACAGAAGCTGACCCTGGCTTTcccagagaggaggaagaggaacagCTGAACCTGCCCATCAGCCCCGAGGAAGAGCGCCAGAGCCTGCTGCCCAGTGATTGTGGCACAGAGGAGGGGCCTGGCACTCCTCGCactgagggcagggcctgggcactCCCCAGCTCCAGCCGCCCCCAGCGCAGTCCCAGGAGGATGGGGGTGCACCACCTGCACCGCAAGGACAGCCTGACCCAGGCCCAGGAGCAGGGCAACCTGCTTAACTAG
- the TJAP1 gene encoding tight junction-associated protein 1 isoform X1 gives MQVEELSPPRMTSAAPAKKPYRKAPPEHRELRLEVPGSQLEQEEPLTDAERMKLLQQENEELRRRLASATRRTEALERELEIGQDCLELELGQSREELDKFKDKFRRLQHSYTASQRTNQELEDKLHTLASLSHSWIFAIKKAEMDRKTLDWEIVELTNKLLDARNTINKLEELNERYRLDCNLAVQLLKCNKSHFRNHKFADLPCELQDMVRKHLHSDQEATSPGPAPSLAPGAVVPTSVIARVLEKPESLLLNSAQSGSAGHPMAEDVFVHVDMSGSDPGDPASCPAPGSPVPQPNGECCSLGTAGGSPEEEMSLPAFEKLSPYPTPSPPHPLYPGRKVIEFSEDKVRIPRNSPLPNCTYATRQAISLSLVEEGSERARPSPVPSSPASAQASPQHQPSPAPPGLSALANSTSSEEDLLASWQRAFVDRTPPPAAVAQRTAFGCDALPELQRHFALGPTGRDEEVQAPSSPPGESGLLLPTEADPGFPREEEEEQLNLPISPEEERQSLLPSDCGTEEGPGTPRTEGRAWALPSSSRPQRSPRRMGVHHLHRKDSLTQAQEQGNLLN, from the exons ATG CAGGTTGAGGAGCTCTCACCTCCCAGAATGACCAGTGCAGCCCCTGCTAAGAAACCCTACCGGAAGGCACCACCCGAGCATCGGGAGCTGCGGCTGGAAGTTCCTGGCTCCCAGCTTGAGCAGGAG gagcctctGACTGACGCGGAGAGGATGAA GCTTTTGCAGCAGGAGAATGAGGAGCTTCGCCGACGCCTGGCCTCGGCCACCAGGCGCACTGAGGCCCTGGAGCGTGAGCTGGAGATTGGGCAGGACtgcctggagctggagctgggccAGAGCCGTGAGGAGCTGGACAAATTTAAGGACAAGTTCCGCAG GCTGCAGCACAGCTACACAGCTTCCCAGAGGACCAACCAGGAGCTAGAGGACAAGCTGCACACGCTG GCCTCTCTTAGCCACAGCTGGATTTTTGCA ATCAAGAAGGCTGAGATGGACAGGAAAACACTGGACTGGGAGATCGTGGAGCTGACCAACAAGCTGCTGGACGCCAGGAACACCATCAACAAGCTGGAGGAGCTCAAT GAGCGGTACCGGCTGGACTGCAACCTGGCTGTGCAGCTCCTGAAGTGCAACAAGTCTCACTTCCGTAACCACAAGTTCGCTGAT CTGCCCTGTGAGCTACAGGACATGGTTCGGAAACATCTGCACAGTGATCAGGAGGCTACCAGCCCGGGGcctgcccccagcctggccccaggGGCTGTGGTGCCCACCTCGGTCATTGCCCGCGTGTTGGAGAAGCCGGAGTCTCTTCTGCTCAATTCGGCCCAGTCAGGCAGCGCCGGGCACCCCATGGCTGAGGATGTCTTTGTGCACGTGGATATGAGTGGGAGTGACCCAGGTGACCCAGCCAGCTGCCCAGCTCCGGGAAGCCCCGTCCCCCAACCCAACGGGGAGTGCTGCTCTCTGGGCACCGCGGGGGGCTCCCCAGAGGAGGAGATGTCCCTGCCAGCCTTTGAGAAGCTGAGCCCCTATCCCACCCCGTCTCCGCCCCACCCGCTGTATCCTGGGCGCAAGGTGATAGAATTCTCTGAGGATAAGGTGCGAATTCCCCGCAATAGCCCCCTGCCCAACTGCACTTACGCCACCCGCCAGGCCATCTCCCTGAGCCTGGTGGAGGAGGGCAGTGAGCGAGCCCGCCCCAGCCCAGTGCCCAGCAGCCCTGCCTCGGCCCAGGCCTCCCCGCAgcaccagcccagcccagcccccccgGGGCTCAGTGCCCTGGCCAACTCCACCAGCTCCGAGGAGGACCTGCTGGCCAGCTGGCAGCGGGCATTTGTGGACCGCACTCCGCCCCCGGCCGCTGTGGCCCAGCGCACAGCCTTTGGATGTGACGCGCTCCCTGAACTGCAGCGCCACTTTGCTCTCGGTCCCACTGGCAGAGATGAGGAGGTGCAGGCACCTTCTTCCCCACCCGGTGAAAGTGGGCTTTTGCTGCCAACAGAAGCTGACCCTGGCTTTcccagagaggaggaagaggaacagCTGAACCTGCCCATCAGCCCCGAGGAAGAGCGCCAGAGCCTGCTGCCCAGTGATTGTGGCACAGAGGAGGGGCCTGGCACTCCTCGCactgagggcagggcctgggcactCCCCAGCTCCAGCCGCCCCCAGCGCAGTCCCAGGAGGATGGGGGTGCACCACCTGCACCGCAAGGACAGCCTGACCCAGGCCCAGGAGCAGGGCAACCTGCTTAACTAG
- the TJAP1 gene encoding tight junction-associated protein 1 isoform X3 — protein sequence MVEELSPPRMTSAAPAKKPYRKAPPEHRELRLEVPGSQLEQEEPLTDAERMKLLQQENEELRRRLASATRRTEALERELEIGQDCLELELGQSREELDKFKDKFRRLQHSYTASQRTNQELEDKLHTLASLSHSWIFAIKKAEMDRKTLDWEIVELTNKLLDARNTINKLEELNERYRLDCNLAVQLLKCNKSHFRNHKFADLPCELQDMVRKHLHSDQEATSPGPAPSLAPGAVVPTSVIARVLEKPESLLLNSAQSGSAGHPMAEDVFVHVDMSGSDPGDPASCPAPGSPVPQPNGECCSLGTAGGSPEEEMSLPAFEKLSPYPTPSPPHPLYPGRKVIEFSEDKVRIPRNSPLPNCTYATRQAISLSLVEEGSERARPSPVPSSPASAQASPQHQPSPAPPGLSALANSTSSEEDLLASWQRAFVDRTPPPAAVAQRTAFGCDALPELQRHFALGPTGRDEEVQAPSSPPGESGLLLPTEADPGFPREEEEEQLNLPISPEEERQSLLPSDCGTEEGPGTPRTEGRAWALPSSSRPQRSPRRMGVHHLHRKDSLTQAQEQGNLLN from the exons ATG GTTGAGGAGCTCTCACCTCCCAGAATGACCAGTGCAGCCCCTGCTAAGAAACCCTACCGGAAGGCACCACCCGAGCATCGGGAGCTGCGGCTGGAAGTTCCTGGCTCCCAGCTTGAGCAGGAG gagcctctGACTGACGCGGAGAGGATGAA GCTTTTGCAGCAGGAGAATGAGGAGCTTCGCCGACGCCTGGCCTCGGCCACCAGGCGCACTGAGGCCCTGGAGCGTGAGCTGGAGATTGGGCAGGACtgcctggagctggagctgggccAGAGCCGTGAGGAGCTGGACAAATTTAAGGACAAGTTCCGCAG GCTGCAGCACAGCTACACAGCTTCCCAGAGGACCAACCAGGAGCTAGAGGACAAGCTGCACACGCTG GCCTCTCTTAGCCACAGCTGGATTTTTGCA ATCAAGAAGGCTGAGATGGACAGGAAAACACTGGACTGGGAGATCGTGGAGCTGACCAACAAGCTGCTGGACGCCAGGAACACCATCAACAAGCTGGAGGAGCTCAAT GAGCGGTACCGGCTGGACTGCAACCTGGCTGTGCAGCTCCTGAAGTGCAACAAGTCTCACTTCCGTAACCACAAGTTCGCTGAT CTGCCCTGTGAGCTACAGGACATGGTTCGGAAACATCTGCACAGTGATCAGGAGGCTACCAGCCCGGGGcctgcccccagcctggccccaggGGCTGTGGTGCCCACCTCGGTCATTGCCCGCGTGTTGGAGAAGCCGGAGTCTCTTCTGCTCAATTCGGCCCAGTCAGGCAGCGCCGGGCACCCCATGGCTGAGGATGTCTTTGTGCACGTGGATATGAGTGGGAGTGACCCAGGTGACCCAGCCAGCTGCCCAGCTCCGGGAAGCCCCGTCCCCCAACCCAACGGGGAGTGCTGCTCTCTGGGCACCGCGGGGGGCTCCCCAGAGGAGGAGATGTCCCTGCCAGCCTTTGAGAAGCTGAGCCCCTATCCCACCCCGTCTCCGCCCCACCCGCTGTATCCTGGGCGCAAGGTGATAGAATTCTCTGAGGATAAGGTGCGAATTCCCCGCAATAGCCCCCTGCCCAACTGCACTTACGCCACCCGCCAGGCCATCTCCCTGAGCCTGGTGGAGGAGGGCAGTGAGCGAGCCCGCCCCAGCCCAGTGCCCAGCAGCCCTGCCTCGGCCCAGGCCTCCCCGCAgcaccagcccagcccagcccccccgGGGCTCAGTGCCCTGGCCAACTCCACCAGCTCCGAGGAGGACCTGCTGGCCAGCTGGCAGCGGGCATTTGTGGACCGCACTCCGCCCCCGGCCGCTGTGGCCCAGCGCACAGCCTTTGGATGTGACGCGCTCCCTGAACTGCAGCGCCACTTTGCTCTCGGTCCCACTGGCAGAGATGAGGAGGTGCAGGCACCTTCTTCCCCACCCGGTGAAAGTGGGCTTTTGCTGCCAACAGAAGCTGACCCTGGCTTTcccagagaggaggaagaggaacagCTGAACCTGCCCATCAGCCCCGAGGAAGAGCGCCAGAGCCTGCTGCCCAGTGATTGTGGCACAGAGGAGGGGCCTGGCACTCCTCGCactgagggcagggcctgggcactCCCCAGCTCCAGCCGCCCCCAGCGCAGTCCCAGGAGGATGGGGGTGCACCACCTGCACCGCAAGGACAGCCTGACCCAGGCCCAGGAGCAGGGCAACCTGCTTAACTAG